In the Flavobacterium sp. 90 genome, CAATTTTGAAGTACTATAATAAACGGCTCCTTCATAAGAAAGCTTATCTAAAGCTCCGGAAAATCCAAATTCATAATTATTTGCCGTAACAGCTTTTATCGAAGTATTGTTTACTGTATTTTCTTTTGCAGCGCGCAGCACCAAACCTAAATCAGCAACGCTGAAACTCTGAGAAAAACTTACAAAAGGTTTAAACAATGTCCATTTTGTATAACGAAGTCCGGCATTGAACATAAGTGCATTAAAATCTAATGCGCCACCATTTACGGCGATTCCGCCTCCAACGTAAGTTCCGTTTACATAGTTACGAATACCAATTGTTGTATAATCTGGTACATCGATGTTTACATTTTCAAGCCTTAATCCGGTTTTTAAAACCAAATTTGGTCCAAACATATTTTTAAGTTGGAAATAAGGCGCCAGATTGTTCATTTTCATTTCTGGAATTACCAATCTGCCGTCTGTAAGATGCGTATCTGTAATGTCCGAAAGAATATCCAATCCATACGTTAAGTTACCTGATATAAGAGAACTGAATTCATATGGTGTATTTAAATTAAGACGAAAACCTAACTTTTTACTTTGTGTTGCCGGCTGTCCGTTATTTTCAAAGAAATCACTATAATTAATTAGTGTTAGGTAATCTTGGAAATAAAGAGAGGCATTCAAATCCGTATTTCCAATAATATTCTTTCCTATATAGCTTAAACTTGCATTATGATTGTACGGAGTTCCTTCCGGTTCTCCTGGTCGTTTTCCTTTGACACCAATTGTTGGAGAATCAAAATTGCCATAAACTCCTGCTTTTGCTATATAATCCGTATGTTGCGTACTTTGGAAATAATTATACATTACTTCCAGGCGATTATTTGGATTTATATCATAACCAATTTTCGCAAAAGCATTATAGTTTTTAAGATCGTTCATTCCGTATTCTGGAGAAAGCACGCGTCCTTTGGCATCACGATAAAGACCAGTTTCTTCATAACGTCCGCTTACAACATAATCGATTTTATTTATTTTTCCTGTAAAGAGTTGAGACACAAAGAAACCCGCTGTTCCTTTGGGCTTAACAAGAGAGAAATTTGTCCCAGCCTCAGTTGATCCGCTTATTGCTTTATCAGTATTTGCTTTTTTGGTAATATAATTGATCAAACCACCATCTGCGCCATTTCCATAAATTGCAGTTGCTCCTTTAATAACTTCTACACGATCTAAAACTGTAGGATCGAGAGAACGCATATCTTTTGCTCCATCTCTAAGCGGCGTAGATTGCGGAATACCGTCAATCATTACCAATACTCGGCGTCCGCGCAAGGTTTGACCTAAATTTTGAGTTCTATTAGTTGTAAATCCTAAACCAGGAACCGTTGCGCCCAATATATCGCTAAGATTTGAGCTAATGTTTAATTGTTGTTGTATTTGCTTTTTTGATAATAAAGTAACCGAAGAAGGAACTTCGTTTAAGATTTCAGCCTTTCTGGAAGCAGAAACAACAATTTCCTGCAATTCGTTATCGTTTTTTGATTTGTCAGGTAAAATGGTATCCCGAGCTTTTGTATTTGTTTTTGAAGTTTGTTGTGCAGAAAGTGAACTTATTGACAAGAACACTAAAAGTAAAGCATAAATTCGCATGATTAATTCTTATTTGGATTTAATTAAAATAGCTGTAAATATAGCAAATCTAATACATAAAATAAGAGTAGGGAAGGCTTTAATTATGGCATTTTTGCTGTTTGTTTCTGCGTTTTCTGTCGGAAAGAATAACGTAAAAAGTTAGATATCACAAAATCAGTTTAATAGTGTTTTTTGTGTAGTTTTTAAATTGATATTTTTTTCAAACTTGAAATGAATTATATTATAAAAAACCTCCATTATTTCTAATGGAGGTTGTATGTTTAGTTTTGAGCAATTTCAAATTTAACTTGCATAGCATCAGATTCTTTAAAAATTTCAATTCCTTTTTCAATTTTAGCCAAAACAATTAATCCTGCTTTTATTTCATGATCGTCCTGATTATAGAATACGGCAATTCCTCCGCCAAGCCAATACGCAATATCACCTTTTTGGAAAGATGTTTTTACCTTTCCGTTTTTGGACAATTCTCTTGAAATTCCGCTGTATTTTTCTCTTCCGCTAAGATCATTCATGTTCAATGTTAAAGGCAACATTTTTATAAAGTCTTTTGTCGTTTCACTATCCTTGAATTCTGCATATAGAACTGTTTTGCCAGTTGTTATTTTCAATTTTTGGCTTTGACCAAATAAAGAAACCGTACTTAATATCATAAATAGAAAAGCGATTAAATTTTTCATGTAAAGATTGTATTTCAGATTTCTACGAAGTTAGAATCTAATTTCGGCTTATAAAAATTTTGAATAAAATTGCGTTAGTTTAGAAACTGCCTGATTTACATATTCCGGTTTCCAATAGGTTTCTATATGAGTTGCGCCTTCGATAAGAAATAATTCTTTATTTTTTGCATTGACAGCTTTTCCAAATGCATCTTCTGTCATATAATAAGAATCTGCTTTGCTTCCTGCAATCATCAACAAAGGCTGCTCAATTAAATCCATATTGGTTGAAGCATCCCAAGTCATTAAATCTAATAAACTGCTTAAAGTATATTTTGCACTTGAATTTGGGTGTGGGTAAGTTATGCTATAATATTCAATTCCTTGTCTGTATAAATCTACCGGAATACTGGCAATTTGTTCTTTTGTCATAGGCGTTGTACTATTGTTTGCATATAGAATTTCGCCTCCTGCTGCTTCTTGCGCTCTCGCATCTGAAGCTTGTTTTAACCTTTCCTGAATTGTTGCAAGCTGCGAATTCATATAACCATTACGTCTTACAAGACCGGAATTAAACATACTCAAAGTCGCAACTGTTTTAAATCTTTTATCTGATTGTGCCGCTTTCAAAGAATAACCTCCACCGCCACAAATACCTAGCAATCCAAGTCTTGATGCGTCAACTCCTGCATATTGCGAGATGAAATCTGCCATAGCATAAATATCTTCGATTCGGTTTGCAGGTTTATCGACATTTCTGGGAAAACCGCCACTTCCGCCTTGATAAGCGGCATCCGCAGTAATCGTAATATAACCTTGTTCTGCGAGATGTTGCGCATATAAACCTGCGACTTGCTCTTTTACACCGCCATTTGGATGTGCGATAACTATAGCAGGATATTTGTTTGCGGGATTATAATTAGGAGGTGTATAAACGTTTGCCGCTATAGCAATATCTTTGATTTTATAACTAACCGGATTAATGTTTACTTTTCCTTTTACATTTTCGGTTATTGCGCCATCATAAACCAAAGTATAAGGATTTTGATTGCTTTTTATAGTTTCATTATTTTTCATGTAAATATTTTTTAAAATTTCTTTCATTGAATTGCTTTCTGCAGGACCTACTTTATTTTTAAGAATGGTGGCAATATCGTTCAGTTGTGTTTCTGTAATTCCGTTATAAATACCAACATTTATATGAGAACGCAATTGTATTTCGGCATTGCCCAAACTTGCTAATGTTGTTATTGTAACGATTTCTCTGGTTTTAAAATCTAAAATATCACGACTGAAAATGTCCGCAAAAAGATGTTCTTTTAAAAAAATATCAATTATCGGAGCAAAATCAGCTGTGCTAGTTTTCATTTCTTTGCCCAATAATTTAGTTTGTAAAGCTGTTCCTTTTTTTAGTTTGTTTTCATTGGTTAGAACAGGAGAAGATTCTTTTCCTATTTCATCGTGAATTCCATTTTTTTTGCGTTCCTCCAGCACTGTAATAAAGGTACTTAAAGCATTTAGAGTACGCGGAAAACCTGCATAAGCATAGATTTGAACCATTATTTCTTTGATTTCATTAATACTTAAACCGGCATCTAATCCGGTGTTTAATGAAATTCTAAGTTGTTGCGTATCGCCTTTGGCTGTAAATGCAGCTATCGGAACTATGCTTTGTTCTTTTTGAGTTAAGGATTTATCTGATTTCATTTTTGTCTGAGCGCTTAATGAAGTTATAAATGCAAATTGAATTGTAAGTAGCAGTAAAACTTTAATTGATTTTATGTATTTCATATTGAAGTGTTTAAATTGATAATGCAAAGTTCTGTTAATTATAAAAAAGAGCGCTTATATCAATTACGGGATTACTTACCAATATTACGGATTGAGATATGTTTAAGAAAAAACGGTGATTTATTTTATAGTTTTGTATAGAATTAAACC is a window encoding:
- a CDS encoding TonB-dependent receptor, with the translated sequence MRIYALLLVFLSISSLSAQQTSKTNTKARDTILPDKSKNDNELQEIVVSASRKAEILNEVPSSVTLLSKKQIQQQLNISSNLSDILGATVPGLGFTTNRTQNLGQTLRGRRVLVMIDGIPQSTPLRDGAKDMRSLDPTVLDRVEVIKGATAIYGNGADGGLINYITKKANTDKAISGSTEAGTNFSLVKPKGTAGFFVSQLFTGKINKIDYVVSGRYEETGLYRDAKGRVLSPEYGMNDLKNYNAFAKIGYDINPNNRLEVMYNYFQSTQHTDYIAKAGVYGNFDSPTIGVKGKRPGEPEGTPYNHNASLSYIGKNIIGNTDLNASLYFQDYLTLINYSDFFENNGQPATQSKKLGFRLNLNTPYEFSSLISGNLTYGLDILSDITDTHLTDGRLVIPEMKMNNLAPYFQLKNMFGPNLVLKTGLRLENVNIDVPDYTTIGIRNYVNGTYVGGGIAVNGGALDFNALMFNAGLRYTKWTLFKPFVSFSQSFSVADLGLVLRAAKENTVNNTSIKAVTANNYEFGFSGALDKLSYEGAVYYSTSKLGASYVYVDGNPQISRSPEKIYGFELSAKYRLHPKLDIGANYSFTEGKRELADKKVYLGGDRINPPKIAAYTVFRPIEDWSIFLQMISSTGRDRFQPVNGAYTYGTGPIKSFTAFNLSSSYTFKEKSTIRLGVENLFNKDYYSVISQWQSSNMNYVKENGTRLTVSFTQAF
- a CDS encoding cyclophilin-like fold protein, giving the protein MKNLIAFLFMILSTVSLFGQSQKLKITTGKTVLYAEFKDSETTKDFIKMLPLTLNMNDLSGREKYSGISRELSKNGKVKTSFQKGDIAYWLGGGIAVFYNQDDHEIKAGLIVLAKIEKGIEIFKESDAMQVKFEIAQN
- a CDS encoding carboxymuconolactone decarboxylase family protein translates to MKYIKSIKVLLLLTIQFAFITSLSAQTKMKSDKSLTQKEQSIVPIAAFTAKGDTQQLRISLNTGLDAGLSINEIKEIMVQIYAYAGFPRTLNALSTFITVLEERKKNGIHDEIGKESSPVLTNENKLKKGTALQTKLLGKEMKTSTADFAPIIDIFLKEHLFADIFSRDILDFKTREIVTITTLASLGNAEIQLRSHINVGIYNGITETQLNDIATILKNKVGPAESNSMKEILKNIYMKNNETIKSNQNPYTLVYDGAITENVKGKVNINPVSYKIKDIAIAANVYTPPNYNPANKYPAIVIAHPNGGVKEQVAGLYAQHLAEQGYITITADAAYQGGSGGFPRNVDKPANRIEDIYAMADFISQYAGVDASRLGLLGICGGGGYSLKAAQSDKRFKTVATLSMFNSGLVRRNGYMNSQLATIQERLKQASDARAQEAAGGEILYANNSTTPMTKEQIASIPVDLYRQGIEYYSITYPHPNSSAKYTLSSLLDLMTWDASTNMDLIEQPLLMIAGSKADSYYMTEDAFGKAVNAKNKELFLIEGATHIETYWKPEYVNQAVSKLTQFYSKFL